A window from Corynebacterium accolens encodes these proteins:
- the arc gene encoding proteasome ATPase — protein MDEATDKKRQLSQLAARNQKLVELLQKSRAELEQLFAEVNALAEPASTYGVFLAYSPHQSEVGTTAEVYTNGRVMQLKVSPNVEPGSLQVGQQVRLGDGFVVVEGCAPTSTGELATVVERLDQRRAVVANSAGDNRVVLLAQALQENVRAGEVVLLDTKASVAVEKVDQAEVSQLSLEEVPDVRYEDIGGLDEQISQIRDSVELPFIHPDLYRQYGLQPPKGVLLYGPPGCGKTLIAKAVANSLSTQMGGNGSSYFLNIKGPELLNKYVGETERRIRLIFERARELAQASADRPVVIFFDEMESIFRTRGSGVSSDMETTVVPQLLTELDGVERLSNVVIIGATNREELIDPAIXRPGXLDMXVXXNXPTXRGAREXXARHFDPSIPHEGDIDELIGDAVDELYSDRPFAQLHFSNGQRQVLHYRDFVSGAMIANILARAKKLAIKEALSHYGAPRAAEEGDGGVKGGIGKQHLRTAIAAEQEESEYMPTSTNPEEWSKIVSADHGGSRVTSVELLSGRSCTWPVC, from the coding sequence ATGGATGAAGCCACGGATAAAAAGCGGCAACTCAGCCAGCTTGCTGCGCGCAACCAAAAGCTGGTGGAGTTATTACAGAAATCGCGCGCCGAGCTCGAGCAGTTATTCGCTGAGGTCAATGCGCTTGCAGAGCCTGCCTCTACCTACGGTGTCTTTTTGGCCTACTCACCGCACCAAAGCGAGGTAGGCACCACGGCGGAGGTTTATACCAACGGCCGCGTCATGCAGCTCAAGGTCTCTCCCAACGTGGAGCCGGGAAGCCTGCAGGTGGGCCAACAGGTGCGGTTGGGAGATGGCTTCGTGGTCGTCGAAGGCTGCGCCCCCACGAGCACTGGCGAGCTTGCCACCGTGGTCGAGCGCTTGGACCAGCGCCGAGCCGTCGTGGCTAATTCCGCGGGGGATAACCGCGTCGTCCTCCTCGCACAGGCGCTGCAAGAAAACGTGCGCGCGGGCGAGGTGGTCCTGCTAGATACCAAGGCTTCCGTGGCCGTAGAAAAGGTGGATCAAGCAGAGGTATCCCAGCTTTCGCTGGAGGAAGTACCCGATGTGCGCTACGAGGACATCGGCGGCTTAGACGAGCAGATTTCTCAGATCCGCGATTCCGTCGAACTGCCCTTTATCCACCCCGATCTCTACCGGCAATACGGCCTGCAACCGCCCAAGGGCGTATTGCTTTATGGCCCGCCCGGCTGCGGAAAGACGCTCATTGCCAAGGCCGTCGCTAACTCCTTGTCTACCCAAATGGGGGGAAACGGATCCAGCTACTTCCTCAATATTAAGGGCCCTGAGCTGCTGAATAAGTACGTCGGCGAAACCGAACGCCGCATTCGGCTTATCTTTGAGCGCGCCCGCGAGCTCGCCCAGGCCAGCGCGGATCGCCCCGTGGTCATCTTCTTTGATGAGATGGAATCTATTTTCCGCACCCGCGGATCCGGGGTTTCGTCCGATATGGAAACCACCGTCGTTCCCCAGCTGCTGACGGAACTCGACGGCGTGGAGCGCCTCAGCAATGTGGTCATCATCGGCGCCACCAACAGGGAAGAGCTCATTGACCCCGCCATTAKGCGCCCGGGCRGGCTGGATATGARGGTGCSCAYCAAYCSCCCCACDARGCGCGGCGCGCGCGAGHTCTYCGCCCGCCACTTCGATCCGTCCATTCCACACGAGGGCGATATCGACGAGCTCATCGGCGATGCCGTGGATGAGCTCTATAGCGATAGGCCCTTTGCGCAGCTGCACTTTAGCAATGGGCAGCGCCAGGTCCTGCACTATCGCGATTTCGTCTCCGGCGCGATGATCGCCAATATCTTGGCCAGGGCTAAGAAGCTAGCCATCAAGGAGGCTTTATCGCACTACGGTGCGCCGCGCGCCGCGGAGGAAGGCGATGGGGGCGTTAAAGGGGGCATCGGCAAGCAGCACCTGCGCACCGCCATCGCCGCTGAGCAGGAGGAATCAGAATATATGCCCACCTCAACCAACCCCGAGGAATGGAGCAAGATCGTTTCCGCGGATCACGGCGGATCGCGTGTGACCAGTGTGGAACTTTTGAGTGGAAGGAGCTGTACGTGGCCCGTGTGCTAG